In Nonomuraea sp. NBC_00507, the following are encoded in one genomic region:
- a CDS encoding alpha/beta fold hydrolase has protein sequence MITATYTIPGMRVRDHVVEVPLDWSDPGAAITVFARELVAPDRDREDLPCLLFLQGGPGGKGPRPVGTSGWLGKALETYRVILLDQRGTGRSSRIDGRVMSALGAREGAGYLTCFRADSIVADAEHLRKTVFGGRRWSTLGQSYGGFLTLTYLSAAPEGLSVCYVAGGLPALEPDAVEVYRRTYPRVAAKNAAFYRRYPHHAETVARLADRLAEGDVRLPDGDVLTVRRLQSLGLDFGMKPGYERMHWLLDEAEGLPETFLHQVLARTSFADNPLFAALQESIYGSGTGATAWAAERERARHPAFAEEARPLLFTGEMIYPWMFEEIRALRPFRAAVELLAERAEWPRLYDLDRLAANEVPVAAAVYFDDMYVDSGLQLDTAARVGNAQAWVTNEYEHDGIGEDRVFARLTGLVRDMGGGITGE, from the coding sequence TTGATCACCGCGACGTACACGATTCCCGGGATGCGGGTGCGCGACCACGTGGTGGAGGTGCCGCTCGACTGGTCGGACCCGGGGGCCGCGATCACGGTGTTCGCCCGGGAGCTGGTGGCTCCGGACCGCGACCGCGAGGACCTGCCGTGCCTGCTGTTCCTGCAGGGCGGGCCCGGCGGCAAGGGGCCGCGGCCGGTGGGTACGTCGGGGTGGCTGGGCAAGGCATTGGAGACGTACCGGGTGATCCTGCTGGATCAGCGCGGCACCGGCCGCAGCTCGCGGATCGACGGGCGGGTGATGAGCGCGCTCGGCGCCCGGGAAGGGGCCGGCTATCTGACCTGCTTCCGCGCGGACTCGATCGTGGCCGACGCCGAGCACCTGCGGAAGACCGTCTTCGGCGGCAGACGCTGGTCGACGCTGGGGCAGAGTTACGGCGGCTTCCTGACGCTGACGTACTTGTCGGCGGCGCCGGAGGGGCTGAGCGTCTGCTACGTGGCGGGCGGGCTGCCGGCGCTGGAGCCGGACGCCGTGGAGGTCTACCGGCGCACCTATCCCCGGGTGGCGGCCAAGAACGCCGCGTTCTACCGCCGCTATCCGCACCACGCCGAGACCGTCGCCCGGCTCGCCGACCGGCTGGCCGAGGGTGACGTGCGGCTGCCGGACGGCGACGTGCTGACCGTGCGGCGGCTGCAGTCCCTCGGTCTCGACTTCGGCATGAAGCCGGGCTACGAGCGGATGCACTGGCTGCTGGACGAAGCGGAGGGATTGCCGGAGACGTTCCTGCACCAGGTGCTGGCGCGTACGTCGTTCGCCGACAACCCGCTGTTCGCGGCGTTGCAGGAAAGCATCTACGGCTCCGGTACGGGCGCGACCGCGTGGGCTGCGGAGCGGGAGCGGGCCCGGCATCCGGCCTTCGCCGAGGAGGCCAGGCCGCTGCTGTTCACCGGGGAGATGATCTATCCCTGGATGTTCGAGGAGATCCGCGCACTGCGGCCCTTCCGCGCCGCCGTCGAGCTGCTCGCCGAGCGGGCGGAGTGGCCACGCCTGTACGACCTGGACCGGCTGGCCGCCAACGAGGTGCCGGTGGCCGCCGCGGTCTACTTCGATGACATGTACGTCGACTCCGGCCTGCAGCTGGACACGGCGGCCCGCGTCGGCAACGCGCAGGCGTGGGTGACGAACGAGTATGAGCACGACGGCATCGGCGAGGACCGCGTCTTCGCCAGGCTGACCGGGCTGGTCCGCGACATGGGAGGAGGAATCACCGGTGAGTGA
- a CDS encoding TetR/AcrR family transcriptional regulator — protein sequence MPKESDRRELLADTAMRLIDEVGLAGVTHRAVDAAAGVPVGTTSNYFRTRATLYEAIAHRILDQQLAALQAAPATPPDRESLVDSLTAAIDDGTGPARNRYLARFELSLEAARNPRLAALMRELRAVTLRIRAAQFRAIHPDAADEQLDALGSLLTGVTFDRITLGVPGMDTRALVQALIAAFLPAEGRSEP from the coding sequence GTGCCGAAGGAAAGTGATCGACGCGAACTGCTGGCCGACACCGCGATGCGGCTCATCGACGAGGTCGGCCTCGCCGGGGTGACCCACCGCGCCGTCGACGCGGCCGCCGGTGTCCCGGTCGGCACCACCTCCAACTACTTCCGCACCCGGGCCACCCTCTACGAGGCGATCGCCCACCGGATCCTGGACCAGCAGCTCGCCGCCCTGCAGGCCGCACCGGCGACGCCACCCGACCGCGAGAGCCTCGTCGACAGCCTCACCGCCGCCATCGACGACGGGACCGGCCCGGCACGCAACCGCTATCTGGCCCGGTTCGAGCTGTCCCTGGAGGCCGCGCGCAATCCCCGGCTGGCCGCCCTCATGCGCGAACTGCGCGCCGTGACCCTGCGCATCCGCGCCGCCCAGTTCCGCGCCATACATCCCGACGCGGCAGACGAGCAGCTCGACGCCCTCGGCTCCCTGCTGACCGGAGTGACCTTCGACCGCATCACCCTCGGCGTTCCCGGCATGGACACTCGGGCCCTCGTCCAGGCCCTGATAGCAGCGTTCCTGCCAGCAGAGGGCAGGAGTGAACCGTAG
- a CDS encoding FAD-dependent monooxygenase, with product MTTGTTTQVLVAGAGPTGLTLSVELARRGIDHLLVDAGQAPAIGSRGKGLQPRSLEVLDDLGVIDEILTNGTVGLPLRVYQGHELAVELATATAGGPRPGVPYPDLVMLPEWRVEQILRDRLAALGGQVIYGAALSAFAQDDGGVTATLANGQTVRARYLVGSDGGHSTVRHLLGTTMDGHTRTDQVFLVGDVKIHGLAGDASYAWFGEDGSYLAVAPLPNADSAWQYQASVLPGPDGAVAEPTLKLFRELFGERSGRTGVTLSEATWLSRYRFNARMVRSYRYGRVFLAGDAAHVHSPAGGQGMNTGIQDAYNLGWKLAAALAGAPEAILDSYGAERIPVAAKVLAGSSRGFESVFTLKGVRRFLRDHVIFPLIKRPAVMSRLLAMTSQLDIAYPDSPLTLAGGPRRGPKAGDRAPDARGTTPDGAPLRLFDVTRGPHWTLLGFGAETTQPLATLQGPHVSALQVAGSGRTGSPQALIGQEAPRLYRARPGTLVLIRPDGHIAVRTDDARVVADYLDRILSPTRAAATPSAT from the coding sequence ATGACGACCGGCACCACCACTCAGGTCCTGGTAGCGGGCGCCGGCCCGACCGGTCTGACGTTGTCCGTCGAACTCGCCCGCCGGGGCATCGATCACCTGCTGGTCGATGCCGGCCAGGCGCCCGCGATCGGATCGCGCGGCAAGGGGCTCCAGCCGCGCAGCCTGGAGGTGCTGGACGACCTGGGCGTGATCGATGAGATCCTGACCAACGGCACCGTGGGCTTGCCACTGCGGGTCTACCAGGGACACGAGCTCGCCGTGGAACTGGCCACCGCCACCGCTGGGGGACCACGGCCGGGCGTGCCGTACCCCGACCTGGTGATGTTGCCCGAGTGGCGCGTGGAGCAGATCCTGCGTGACCGGCTGGCTGCCCTTGGCGGCCAGGTGATCTACGGCGCCGCGCTGAGCGCCTTCGCACAAGACGACGGCGGCGTCACCGCCACGCTGGCCAACGGCCAGACCGTCCGGGCCCGCTACCTGGTCGGCAGCGACGGCGGGCACAGCACCGTCCGGCACCTCCTCGGCACGACAATGGACGGCCACACCCGCACCGACCAGGTCTTCCTCGTCGGCGACGTGAAGATCCACGGCTTGGCCGGCGACGCCTCCTACGCCTGGTTCGGCGAGGACGGCTCCTACCTGGCCGTCGCGCCGCTGCCGAACGCCGACAGCGCCTGGCAGTACCAGGCCAGCGTGCTTCCCGGCCCCGACGGCGCGGTTGCCGAGCCCACGCTGAAGCTCTTCCGCGAGCTGTTCGGCGAGCGGTCCGGCCGCACCGGCGTGACGCTGAGCGAGGCCACCTGGCTGTCGCGTTACCGCTTCAACGCCCGGATGGTCCGCAGCTACCGGTATGGCCGCGTCTTCCTGGCCGGCGATGCCGCGCACGTGCACTCCCCAGCGGGCGGCCAGGGCATGAACACCGGCATCCAGGACGCCTACAACCTCGGCTGGAAGCTGGCCGCGGCCCTCGCCGGCGCGCCCGAGGCGATCCTGGACAGCTACGGCGCCGAGCGGATCCCTGTCGCTGCCAAGGTCCTTGCCGGCAGCTCCCGCGGTTTCGAGTCCGTCTTCACGCTCAAGGGCGTGCGCCGGTTCCTGCGCGATCATGTGATCTTCCCGCTCATCAAGCGGCCTGCCGTCATGAGCCGCCTGCTGGCCATGACCAGCCAGCTCGACATCGCCTACCCCGACTCGCCCCTCACCCTGGCCGGCGGCCCGCGCCGCGGCCCCAAGGCTGGTGACCGTGCGCCCGACGCCCGCGGCACCACCCCCGACGGCGCCCCGCTCCGCCTGTTCGACGTCACCCGCGGTCCGCACTGGACCCTTCTGGGTTTCGGCGCGGAGACCACCCAACCCCTCGCCACCCTCCAAGGCCCGCACGTCAGCGCCCTGCAGGTCGCTGGCTCCGGCCGGACCGGCTCCCCACAAGCCCTCATCGGCCAGGAGGCACCCCGGCTCTACCGGGCTCGCCCCGGCACCCTGGTCCTGATCCGCCCCGACGGCCACATCGCCGTGCGCACCG
- a CDS encoding aminopeptidase P family protein: protein MSDGRLPKLSEIPAFTEYITQGWDTPARTPDLVPGAAEAAAGHRARLAAALPGATVVVAAGRAPVRSNDTGYDFRVDSDFFWLTGCAVEDAVAVVRDGDATLYLPPPARPGDPGFFSDAAYGELWVGPSPSLEEWSAALGIEVRPLPSFAGPPPGALVAGPGWEERSEELARTLAELRMIKDEWEIAQLREAVDRTVEGFAAVLAEVPAAVAGGGERWLQGTFDRYARTYGNGPGYASIVGAGPHAPTLHWVRCDGPVRAGELLLLDMGVEVRSHYTADVTRTFPVSGAFSPAQRQVHDLVERAHRAGLAQVAPGRAFTDFHHAAMEVIARGLHDWGLLPVSVDEALSDQGQHHRRYLICGIGHHLGLDVHDCARSRPEAYHGALITPGMVLTVEPGLYFHAHDRTVPPELRGIGVRIEDDLLVTATGAEILSAALPIDAPGLERWTKERS, encoded by the coding sequence GTGAGTGACGGCAGGCTGCCCAAACTGTCGGAGATCCCCGCGTTCACCGAGTACATCACCCAGGGCTGGGACACCCCCGCCCGCACCCCCGACCTGGTGCCGGGCGCCGCCGAGGCGGCCGCCGGCCACCGGGCCCGCCTCGCCGCCGCGCTCCCCGGCGCGACGGTGGTCGTCGCGGCCGGCCGGGCGCCGGTGCGCAGCAATGACACCGGCTACGACTTCCGCGTGGACAGCGACTTCTTCTGGCTGACCGGCTGCGCGGTGGAGGACGCGGTGGCGGTGGTCCGTGACGGTGACGCCACCTTGTACCTGCCGCCGCCGGCCCGCCCCGGCGACCCGGGTTTCTTCTCCGACGCCGCTTACGGCGAGTTGTGGGTGGGCCCGTCGCCGTCGCTGGAGGAGTGGTCGGCCGCGCTTGGGATCGAGGTGCGTCCGCTGCCGTCCTTCGCCGGGCCGCCCCCTGGCGCGTTGGTGGCGGGTCCCGGATGGGAGGAGCGTTCGGAGGAGCTGGCGCGGACGCTGGCCGAGCTCCGCATGATCAAGGACGAGTGGGAGATCGCCCAGCTGCGCGAGGCGGTCGACCGTACCGTCGAGGGCTTCGCGGCCGTGCTCGCCGAGGTTCCGGCGGCGGTGGCGGGCGGGGGCGAGCGCTGGCTGCAGGGCACGTTCGACCGGTACGCCAGGACGTACGGCAACGGTCCCGGCTACGCGAGCATCGTGGGCGCCGGGCCGCACGCGCCCACCCTGCACTGGGTGCGCTGCGACGGGCCGGTGCGCGCGGGCGAGCTGCTGCTGCTCGACATGGGGGTGGAGGTCCGCAGCCACTACACCGCCGATGTCACCCGCACCTTCCCCGTGTCGGGGGCCTTCTCGCCCGCCCAGCGGCAGGTGCACGACCTGGTGGAGCGAGCGCACCGGGCCGGGCTGGCGCAGGTCGCGCCGGGACGGGCGTTCACCGATTTCCACCACGCCGCCATGGAGGTCATCGCGCGGGGGCTGCACGACTGGGGGCTGCTGCCGGTCTCGGTGGACGAGGCGCTGTCCGACCAGGGTCAGCACCATCGGCGCTACCTGATCTGCGGCATCGGCCACCATCTGGGACTGGACGTGCACGACTGCGCCCGCTCCCGGCCGGAGGCCTACCACGGGGCCCTGATAACGCCGGGCATGGTGCTGACGGTCGAACCCGGCCTGTACTTCCACGCCCACGACCGCACGGTACCGCCTGAGCTGCGCGGGATCGGGGTGCGGATCGAGGACGACCTGCTGGTCACGGCGACAGGTGCGGAGATCCTCTCCGCCGCCCTGCCCATCGACGCGCCGGGCCTGGAGCGCTGGACCAAGGAACGCTCCTGA